One window of the Puntigrus tetrazona isolate hp1 chromosome 13, ASM1883169v1, whole genome shotgun sequence genome contains the following:
- the anxa11a gene encoding annexin A11a isoform X1 has translation MSYPGYPPQSGYPPQAGGYPPQPGAYPPAAGGYPPQPGMYPPQAGGYPPQPGAYPPQPGAYPGQPGPYPAVPSGGWGAPGAPIGLDNLPNPGFNASNLPAMANQFAANSGFNPNPSMFSQVPGGYPGPQPGGPPAPSPNQPYGMYPQPGGGMPQGPGMGYPGGPPPGQQMPGYPNAPAPTPSMPSYPKVPSPNPSMPAYGGGYGGGAPAVPAVNRGFRGSIQDFPGADPLKDAEVLRKAMKGFGTDEQAIINLLGSRSSKQRVPLLVSFKTAYGKDLIKDLKSELSGNFEKLVLAMMKSPAQYDAYELKEAIKGAGTDEACLIEILASRSNAEIREINQIFKAENKKSLEDAISGDTSGHFRRLLVSLAQGNRDENENVDISLAKQDAQALYQAGENKLGTDESKFNAILCARSKAHLRAVFNEYQHMCGRDIEKSIEREMSGDLESGMLAVVKCIKNTPAYFAERLYKAMKGAGTKDRTLIRIMVTRSEVDMLDIRQEYMKNYGKSLYTAISGDTSGDYKKLLLKLCGGSD, from the exons ATGAGTTATCCAGGCTATCCTCCCCAGTCCGGCTATCCTCCTCAGGCGGGTGGATATCCACCCCAACCAGGCGCGTACCCTCCTGCTGCAGGAGGTTACCCCCCTCAGCCTGGGATGTACCCCCCGCAGGCGGGTGGATACCCTCCCCAACCCGGAGCTTACCCTCCCCAGCCGGGCGCCTATCCCGGCCAGCCTGGGCCGTATCCTGCTGTGCCTTCAG gAGGTTGGGGTGCTCCCGGTGCTCCTATTGGCCTGGATAATTTACCGAATCCTGGATTCAACGCATCAAATCTCCCGGCAATG GCAAATCAGTTCGCTGCCAATAGTGGATTTAACCCAAACCCATCCATGTTCTCTCAAGTGCCTGGTGGCTATCCTGGTCCCCAACCTGGGGGCCCACCAGCCCCCTCCCCTAACCAGCCCTATGGCATGTACCCTCAGCCAGGAGGAGGTATGCCCCAAGGTCCGGGAATGGGATACCCTGGCGGGCCACCCCCGGGTCAGCAGATGCCGGGGTACCCAAATGCCCCAGCACCCACTCCGTCCATGCCAAGCTATCCCAAAGTTCCCTCACCCAACCCGTCCATGCCCGCATATGGAGGAGGCTATGGAGGAGGTGCACCAGCCGTTCCAGCTGTCAAT CGTGGATTCAGAGGCTCCATTCAGGACTTCCCCGGAGCTGATCCTCTAAAAGATGCGGAAGTCCTCAGGAAAGCCATGAAGGGCTTTG GCACTGATGAACAAGCCATCATTAATTTGCTCGGCAGCCGCTCCAGCAAGCAGCGTGTTCCCCTCTTGGTGTCATTCAAGACTGCCTATGGAAAG GATTTGATTAAGGACCTGAAGTCTGAGCTTTCAGGAAACTTTGAGAAACTGGTGCTGGCCATGATGAAGAGTCCAGCGCAATATGATGCATATGAGTTGAAAGAGGCCATCAAG GGAGCAGGGACAGATGAGGCCTGTCTTATTGAAATCTTGGCCTCTCGCTCTAATGCAGAGATCCGAGAAATCAATCAAATCTTCAAAGCCG AAAACAAGAAATCACTGGAGGACGCCATCAGTGGAGACACATCCGGACATTTCCGCAGACTTCTGGTCTCTCTCGCTCAG GGTAACCGTGATGAGAATGAGAATGTGGACATATCTTTAGCCAAACAGGATGCTCAG GCTCTTTATCAAGCAGGGGAAAATAAACTTGGCACGGACGAGTCTAAGTTCAATGCCATCCTGTGTGCTCGGAGCAAAGCTCACCTCAGAGCAG TGTTTAATGAGTACCAGCACATGTGTGGAAGAGACATTGAGAAGAGTATTGAGAGGGAGATGTCTGGAGACCTGGAGAGCGGCATGCTGGCTGTCG TGAAATGCATCAAGAACACACCGGCCTACTTTGCTGAGAGACTCTACAAGGCCATGAAG GGAGCAGGAACCAAGGACCGCACTTTGATCCGCATCATGGTGACCCGCTCCGAGGTGGACATGCTGGACATCCGTCAGGAATACATGAAGAATTATGGGAAATCTTTATACACGGCCATATCT GGAGACACTTCAGGGGATTATAAGAAACTGCTGCTGAAGCTCTGCGGAGGAAGTGATTAG
- the anxa11a gene encoding annexin A11a isoform X2, protein MSYPGYPPQSGYPPQAGGYPPQPGAYPPAAGGYPPQPGMYPPQAGGYPPQPGAYPPQPGAYPGQPGPYPAVPSGGWGAPGAPIGLDNLPNPGFNASNLPAMPGGGMPQGPGMGYPGGPPPGQQMPGYPNAPAPTPSMPSYPKVPSPNPSMPAYGGGYGGGAPAVPAVNRGFRGSIQDFPGADPLKDAEVLRKAMKGFGTDEQAIINLLGSRSSKQRVPLLVSFKTAYGKDLIKDLKSELSGNFEKLVLAMMKSPAQYDAYELKEAIKGAGTDEACLIEILASRSNAEIREINQIFKAENKKSLEDAISGDTSGHFRRLLVSLAQGNRDENENVDISLAKQDAQALYQAGENKLGTDESKFNAILCARSKAHLRAVFNEYQHMCGRDIEKSIEREMSGDLESGMLAVVKCIKNTPAYFAERLYKAMKGAGTKDRTLIRIMVTRSEVDMLDIRQEYMKNYGKSLYTAISGDTSGDYKKLLLKLCGGSD, encoded by the exons ATGAGTTATCCAGGCTATCCTCCCCAGTCCGGCTATCCTCCTCAGGCGGGTGGATATCCACCCCAACCAGGCGCGTACCCTCCTGCTGCAGGAGGTTACCCCCCTCAGCCTGGGATGTACCCCCCGCAGGCGGGTGGATACCCTCCCCAACCCGGAGCTTACCCTCCCCAGCCGGGCGCCTATCCCGGCCAGCCTGGGCCGTATCCTGCTGTGCCTTCAG gAGGTTGGGGTGCTCCCGGTGCTCCTATTGGCCTGGATAATTTACCGAATCCTGGATTCAACGCATCAAATCTCCCGGCAATG CCAGGAGGAGGTATGCCCCAAGGTCCGGGAATGGGATACCCTGGCGGGCCACCCCCGGGTCAGCAGATGCCGGGGTACCCAAATGCCCCAGCACCCACTCCGTCCATGCCAAGCTATCCCAAAGTTCCCTCACCCAACCCGTCCATGCCCGCATATGGAGGAGGCTATGGAGGAGGTGCACCAGCCGTTCCAGCTGTCAAT CGTGGATTCAGAGGCTCCATTCAGGACTTCCCCGGAGCTGATCCTCTAAAAGATGCGGAAGTCCTCAGGAAAGCCATGAAGGGCTTTG GCACTGATGAACAAGCCATCATTAATTTGCTCGGCAGCCGCTCCAGCAAGCAGCGTGTTCCCCTCTTGGTGTCATTCAAGACTGCCTATGGAAAG GATTTGATTAAGGACCTGAAGTCTGAGCTTTCAGGAAACTTTGAGAAACTGGTGCTGGCCATGATGAAGAGTCCAGCGCAATATGATGCATATGAGTTGAAAGAGGCCATCAAG GGAGCAGGGACAGATGAGGCCTGTCTTATTGAAATCTTGGCCTCTCGCTCTAATGCAGAGATCCGAGAAATCAATCAAATCTTCAAAGCCG AAAACAAGAAATCACTGGAGGACGCCATCAGTGGAGACACATCCGGACATTTCCGCAGACTTCTGGTCTCTCTCGCTCAG GGTAACCGTGATGAGAATGAGAATGTGGACATATCTTTAGCCAAACAGGATGCTCAG GCTCTTTATCAAGCAGGGGAAAATAAACTTGGCACGGACGAGTCTAAGTTCAATGCCATCCTGTGTGCTCGGAGCAAAGCTCACCTCAGAGCAG TGTTTAATGAGTACCAGCACATGTGTGGAAGAGACATTGAGAAGAGTATTGAGAGGGAGATGTCTGGAGACCTGGAGAGCGGCATGCTGGCTGTCG TGAAATGCATCAAGAACACACCGGCCTACTTTGCTGAGAGACTCTACAAGGCCATGAAG GGAGCAGGAACCAAGGACCGCACTTTGATCCGCATCATGGTGACCCGCTCCGAGGTGGACATGCTGGACATCCGTCAGGAATACATGAAGAATTATGGGAAATCTTTATACACGGCCATATCT GGAGACACTTCAGGGGATTATAAGAAACTGCTGCTGAAGCTCTGCGGAGGAAGTGATTAG